In Labeo rohita strain BAU-BD-2019 chromosome 16, IGBB_LRoh.1.0, whole genome shotgun sequence, one DNA window encodes the following:
- the esrp1 gene encoding LOW QUALITY PROTEIN: epithelial splicing regulatory protein 1 (The sequence of the model RefSeq protein was modified relative to this genomic sequence to represent the inferred CDS: deleted 1 base in 1 codon), with the protein MTVNPDYLVLLFTTTSGASGDQLGSDEKEIVQLVWQVVDLANKKAGQVNELLVKPDHIELSEECQEVSGLTEEALTDAELLEEAIEQLNQRLCAEVDAGAENTFYLCTDGQLHIRQVLHPEASSKNILLPECFFSFFDLRKEFKKKFPSEGELKDLNLQVMADYLNVVVDSSSHAFTAHKVQQMSEIVLALISETVCHQFSVPEKVNDKFETGTCSKMERVDDNTVIRARGLPWQSSDQDIARFFRGLNIAKGGAALCLNAQGRRNGEALVRFESEEHRDLALQRHKHHMGTRYIEVYKATGEDFLKIAGGTSNEVAKFLSRENQVIVRMRGLPFTATAEQVLQFFSPACPVTDGSEGILFVRFPDGRPTGDAFVLFSCEEHAQNALKKHKDILGKRYIELFKSTAAEVQQVLNRYSSAPLIPVAPSPILSVVPSPTFVPPTAAVTGVRDCVRLRGLPYDATIQDILVFLGEYTADIKPHGVHMVLNQQGRPSGDAFIQMRSADRAFLASQHCHKRSMKERYVEVFACSAQEMNIVLMGGTLNRSGLSPPPCKLRRLSPPSYAFPHGTAVIPAGAVLPAGAVLPVEPAAIYPSQFLLSPRPLAPTTAFYPASNPLYMNYTTYYPSPPGSPPNISYFPTGHTPSAGSVLSAPPTALIRMQGHAPSHAYNSGVKEILSMVHGYQPGNSDALVTLPSMLSAKQPIGDQTVGGGAYLDLQLL; encoded by the exons ATGACGGTTAATCCAGATTACCTGGTGCTTTTATTCACCACCACTTCTGGCGCAAGTGGGGACCAATTGGGATCAGACGAGAAGGAAATTGTACAGTTGGTTTGGCAAGTTGTGGATTTAGcgaataaaaag GCTGGTCAGGTAAATGAATTGCTAGTCAAACCGGATCATATTGAGCTCTCTGAGGAGTGTCAGGAGGTGAGTGGACTCACCGAGGAGGCCTTGACAGACGCCGAACTGCTTGAGGAAGCCATCGAACAG TTGAATCAGAGGTTATGTGCAGAAGTGGACGCAGGTGCAGAAAACACCTTCTACCTCTGTACAGATGGACAGCTGCACATTCGTCAAGTCCTCCATCCTGAGGCTTCCAGCAAG AATATTTTATTGCCTGAGTGTTTCTTCTCGTTCTTTGACCTCCGGAAAGAGTTTAAGAAAAAATTCCCATCGGAAGGAGAACTGAAAGACTTGAATCTTCAGGTCATGGCTGACT ATCTGAATGTGGTTGTAGATTCTTCTTCTCATGCTTTCACTGCTCACAAGGTTCAGCAGATGTCGGAAATTGTTTTAGCACTCATCTCGGAGACTGTCT GCCACCAGTTTTCCGTTCCTGAGAAAGTGAATGACAAGTTTGAGACTGGCACTTG CAGTAAGATGGAGAGGGTGGATGATAACACGGTGATCAGAGCTCGGGGTCTTCCATGGCAGTCCTCAGACCAGGACATCGCCCGATTCTTCAGGGGTCTCAACATCGCCAA agGAGGTGCTGCATTGTGTCTGAATGCTCAGGGCAGGAGGAATGGAGAGGCACTAGTGCGGTTTGAGAGTGAAGAGCACAGGGATTTGGCCCTGCAGAGACACAAGCATCACATGGGCACAAGATACATTGAg GTTTACAAGGCAACAGGTGAAGACTTTCTAAAGATAGCTGGAG GTACCTCTAATGAAGTGGCCAAATTTCTGTCGAGGGAGAATCAGGTTATCGTACGCATGCGTGGACTTCCGTTCACCGCCACCGCAGAGCAAGTGCTGCAGTTCTTCTCCCCGGCATGTCCTGTGACAGACGGCAGCGAGGGCATTCTGTTTGTACGCTTTCCCGATGGCAGGCCCACCGGGGACGCGTTCGTCCTGTTCTCGTGCGAGGAGCACGCTCAGAACGCGCTGAAGAAACACAAGGACATTCTGGGCAAGAGGTACATAGAGCTGTTCAAGAGCACTGCGGCTGAGGTGCAACAG GTACTGAACAGATACTCATCGGCCCCATTGATTCCCGTGGCTCCATCCCCTATCCTGTCTGTTGTGCCATCCCCCACATTCGTGCCCCCAACGGCAGCAGTGACAGGCGTGCGGGACTGCGTGAGATTGAGGGGTCTGCCGTACGATGCCACCATCCAGGACATATTGGTTTTCCTGGGGGAATACACCGCTGACATCAAGCCACACGGAGTGCATATGGTGCTGAACCAGCAG GGTCGTCCATCGGgtgatgcttttatccagaTGCGCTCAGCTGACCGGGCGTTCCTGGCGTCCCAGCACTGCCACAAGCGCAGCATGAAGGAGCGTTATGTGGAGGTGTTTGCGTGCTCCGCTCAGGAGATGAACATCGTGCTGATGGGGGGGACGCTCAACAGGAGCGGCCTCTCGCCGCCG CCATGTAAGTTACGAC GTTTGTCCCCTCCATCATATGCATTTCCTCATGGGACGGCTGTTATTCCTGCTGGAGCGGTCCTTCCTGCGGGAGCAGTGCTACCTGTGGAGCCGGCAGCCATCTACCCCTCCCAGTTTCTGCTGAGTCCCCGACCCCTGGCACCAACGACGGCCTTCTACCCTGCCAGCAACCCACTGTACATGAACTACACCACCTATTATCCCAG CCCACCTGGCTCCCCCCCTAACATCAGCTACTTCCCTACTGGCCACACCCCTTCAGCAGGCTCAGTCCTCTCAGCCCCGCCCACAGCACTGATACGAATGCAAGGCCACGCCCCTTCCCACGCTTATAACAGCGGGGTTAAAGAAATCCTCAGCATGGTACACGGATATCAG